The genomic region GGCAGTGACTGCGACAGCTCGACATTGCGAAGAAAATCTCGGCCGGTTTGCCGCCGACTGGTCGCCGCACGCAGGAGCGCGATGTAGACGTCGACGACCTCAGATGTCTCGAAGCGGGGCCGAGCTTTGAAATCGATTTTTGCACCCTGCTTCTCGAGAAATTCGGCAAGCTTGACAAGTTCGGCCTGAATCGACTGATCAACGTCTGAGGCTTTGTCATTAAGCATCACCGCGATCTTTAAGTCTTTGAAATGTTTCTTCTGCGCCCTCGGCAGGACCAGGCGCCAGCCCATCGCATCAATGTCTTCTGGCCCCTCAATAATTCCCAGCGCCAGCGACAGATCCGTTGCTGAGCGTGCCAGAGGGCCTGCGACGGTAATGTCAGACGTTGTCACCCCTCCCGGCAGGGCGTGCCCTCGATAGGACACGATCCCATAAGTGGGCTTATGCCCATAGACACCGCAATAATGTGCAGGGTTTCGGATCGATGCCCCAATGTCCGAACCGACGTCAAGGCCTGTCAGGCCGGCGGCAAGTGCGGCTGCGGAACCTCCTGAGGAACCTCCCGGCACTCGGGTGACATCCCAAGGATTATTGGTGGTCCCGTAGATGTCGTTGAAGCTCTGCCAGTCCGCCAACATCAGCGGCACATTCGTCTTTGCGAAAATAATCGCGCCCTGTGCCTTTAGGCGCTTGACGGCATCGGCATCAGTGTCGGTGACATTG from Rhodoligotrophos appendicifer harbors:
- a CDS encoding amidase codes for the protein MSDYSFASATALVSALHSGAISSRELLEMFWARVEKFNPALNAIIWSDIEAARAAAEAADRRLSSGTPLGLLDGLPMTIKESFQLAGSPTTWGDPTFRDNVTDTDADAVKRLKAQGAIIFAKTNVPLMLADWQSFNDIYGTTNNPWDVTRVPGGSSGGSAAALAAGLTGLDVGSDIGASIRNPAHYCGVYGHKPTYGIVSYRGHALPGGVTTSDITVAGPLARSATDLSLALGIIEGPEDIDAMGWRLVLPRAQKKHFKDLKIAVMLNDKASDVDQSIQAELVKLAEFLEKQGAKIDFKARPRFETSEVVDVYIALLRAATSRRQTGRDFLRNVELSQSLPVEDQSYFARMVRANVLPHREWLKINERRHHMRLAWADFFREWDLMLCPAAASAAFPHDQVGERHQRTIEVNAKRVPTTDQLFWAGYSGCFYLPSTIAPIGSDPMGLPIGVQIIGAQYFDYSTIAFAELLEHEYRGFIAPPGFR